In Pseudomonas sp. P5_109, the genomic window GGACCTTGGGATCATCTACCTGTGCGGCGGGATTCTGCTGCTGGCGTTTGCGATCCTGGTGGTGCGTTACGCTTCGTCACAATTTCCTTCGGTGAAGATCGAGAACCCGCACCGCAAGACCGGTGCGGGCTCCAGTGAACATCCGGAAGTAGAAAAGGGCGAGCTTTAAAGCCCCATGGTGGGTCGGGGACGGCCTTTGGCGGATGGTGGCGGCAGGCTTCGCGTGCCGTCATCGGTCATGGCTTCGAGGATGGCCACGGCGCTGTGGCCTTGTTCGATGGCAATGCCGAATTGAATGCTTTGCACCAGACGCTTGAGACGTTGCGGGTCATTGCGTTGTTCGGCGCTGATCATGCGTTTGGCCACTATGCGGCCACTGTTGGAAAGGGTCAGCATGATGTTGCCATCCAGGCCCTGGATGCTCAGGTTGATCTGGTAATCCGCTGCAAAGGCATCGGTAATGAGCTGGAAAGGGTTGTCCATGATGCGTCACCGCCTGATTGAACGTGCAGTTGTTGACCGGCCGTGATCGGGTTGGTTCGCAATGCCAGACCACCGGCCATCTCGTCATCATTGTTCCAATCAGGATGTAGCAAGGGGCATGCCGACAAAAAAACACGTTTGTAGGAGCGAGCTTGCTCGCGATGGTCGTGAACGATAACGCGTCAAACCAGATGGTTTGCGGCGCCTGAGGGTTTTTCGCGAGCAGGCTCGCTCCTACAGGGGGCCGTGTTTTCTGCACGTTTCAGGGCAATAACGGCGGGCGTGCAACCAAAACGGTCAGCATTCCACCCAGTTCACCGCCAGTCCGCCCCGTGACGTTTCCTTGTACTTGTCGTGCATGTCGGCGCCGGTGTCGCGCATGGTGCGGATCACCCGATCCAGGGAGATGAAGTGCTGGCCGTCGCCGCGCAGGGCCATTTGTGTGGCGTTGATGGCTTTCACGGCAGCGATCGCGTTGCGTTCGATGCAGGGCACCTGAACCAGTCCGCCAACCGGGTCGCAGGTGAGGCCGAGATTGTGTTCCAGGCCGATTTCAGCGGCGTTTTCCAACTGCTCCGGGGTGGCGCCAAGCACTTCTGCCAGGCCTGCGGCGGCCATGGCGCAGGCGGAGCCGACTTCGCCCTGGCAGCCAACTTCGGCCCCGGAAATCGATGCGTTTTTCTTGCACAGGATGCCGACGGCAGCGGCGCCCAGAAAGAACGCGACGACGTCGTCGTCAGATGCCTCGGCATTGAATTTCATGTAGTAGTGCAGCACGGCCGGAATGATCCCCGCCGCGCCGTTGGTCGGCGCCGTGACCATGCGCCCGCCGGCTGCGTTTTCTTCGTTGACCGCCAGCGCGTACAGGTTGACCCATTCCATTGCAGACAAGGTCGAGGTGATGACATTCGGCTTGCCGATTTCCTGCAGACTGCGATGCAGTTTCGCCGCTCGGCGTGGAACATTCAGACCGCCGGGCAGAATGCCTTCGTGGCGCAAGCCTTGCTCGACACACTCACGCATCACCGACCAGATATGCAGCAGGCCCTGGCGGATCTCGGCATCACTACGCCATGCCCGTTCATTGGCCATCATCAGTTCACTCACCCGCAGCCCGTGCTCGTTGCACAACTTGAGCAGTTCGGCGGCGCTGGAAAAGTCGTAAGGCAGCACCACTTCGCCAGCCGGTGCGATACCGGACTCGGCTTCGGCCGCTTCGATGATGAAACCGCCACCCACCGAGTAGTAGGTTTGCTCGAACAGTTCACCGGATTCGCCGAAGGCTGTCAGGCACATGGCGTTGGGGTGGTAGGGCAGACTCTCGTCGAGCAGCAGGAGATCGCGTTGCCAGTCGAAGGCAATGTCCGTAACGCCTGCCAGAGGCAACTGAGCGGTTTCGCGCAGGGTGTTGATTCGGCTGTCGATGGTGGTGGGATCGATGCTGTCGGGCCATTCGCCCATCAGGCCCATGACGCAGGCGCGGTCCGTTGCGTGGCCGACGCCGGTCGCCGACAGAGAGCCGTAGAGGCGAATCTCCACGCGTCGCACGTCAGCCAGCAAACCCTGCTCGACCAGCTGCCGGGCAAAAGTTGCGGCGGCACGCATCGGACCGACGGTATGGGAACTGGACGGACCGATGCCGACTTTGAAGAGATCGAAAACACTGATAGCCATGCTAAAGCCTATACAAGCAATGGAAGAGGAATCGCCGCCATTTTTGTAGGACAAGCGCAATATGGACGATACTGACCGTCAAGGTCCTACGTGACCAACGAAACTTCCTAAGACATCCTTTAGCAGGACTAAACGATGAGCCGTCCATTACACGGCCAGACCTATGTCTGGCTGAACGTGTTTGCCTGTGCCGCGCGGCACCTGTCGTTCACCCGCTGCGCCGAAGAACTGCACATCACACCGGGAGCGGTCAGCCAGCAGATCCGCCAGCTGGAAGAGCGCCTGGGCTTTCGCCTGTTTCATCGCC contains:
- a CDS encoding DUF3509 domain-containing protein, translating into MDNPFQLITDAFAADYQINLSIQGLDGNIMLTLSNSGRIVAKRMISAEQRNDPQRLKRLVQSIQFGIAIEQGHSAVAILEAMTDDGTRSLPPPSAKGRPRPTMGL
- a CDS encoding L-serine ammonia-lyase is translated as MAISVFDLFKVGIGPSSSHTVGPMRAAATFARQLVEQGLLADVRRVEIRLYGSLSATGVGHATDRACVMGLMGEWPDSIDPTTIDSRINTLRETAQLPLAGVTDIAFDWQRDLLLLDESLPYHPNAMCLTAFGESGELFEQTYYSVGGGFIIEAAEAESGIAPAGEVVLPYDFSSAAELLKLCNEHGLRVSELMMANERAWRSDAEIRQGLLHIWSVMRECVEQGLRHEGILPGGLNVPRRAAKLHRSLQEIGKPNVITSTLSAMEWVNLYALAVNEENAAGGRMVTAPTNGAAGIIPAVLHYYMKFNAEASDDDVVAFFLGAAAVGILCKKNASISGAEVGCQGEVGSACAMAAAGLAEVLGATPEQLENAAEIGLEHNLGLTCDPVGGLVQVPCIERNAIAAVKAINATQMALRGDGQHFISLDRVIRTMRDTGADMHDKYKETSRGGLAVNWVEC